Proteins co-encoded in one Aspergillus flavus chromosome 2, complete sequence genomic window:
- a CDS encoding xylosidase/arabinosidase, producing MHLKPIQTLLPTLLLFLHLPTPALTTQSPLSPSTPKSGNPVINGWYADPEARIFDTTYWLYPTYSAAYEAQTFFDAFSSPDLLTWTKHPTILNLTAIPWSTNRAAWAPSVTRSPSTGEYFMYFSAGDGAGIGVAKSLSGRPEGPFEDVLGRPLIGETVFGAEPIDAQVFVDEEDGNRIWLYFGGWSHAVVVELGADMVSLKGEYLEITPKEYVEGPWVLRRGGVYYFMYSVGGWGDNSYGVSYVTGPSPTGPFSSTPTKILQGDDTVGQSTGHNSVFTPDGKDYYIVYHRRPVNDTERDHRVTCIDRMEFDEQGNILPVKITSDGVEGRPLA from the exons ATGCACCTCAAACCAatccaaaccctcctcccaaccctcctcctcttcctccacctcccaaCCCCAGCCCTAACCACCCAATCCCCCCTAAGCCCCTCAACCCCCAAATCCGGCAACCCAGTAATAAACGGCTGGTACGCCGACCCCGAAGCCCGCATCTTCGACACCACCTACTGGCTCTACCCAACCTACAGCGCCGCCTACGAAGCCCAAACCTTCTTCGacgccttctcctcccccgaCCTCCTAACCTGGACCAAACACCCAACCATCCTGAACCTAACCGCCATTCCCTGGTCCACCAACCGCGCCGCCTGGGCCCCCTCCGTCACCCGCTCCCCGTCCACAGGAGAATACTTCATGTATTTCTCCGCCGGCGACGGGGCGGGCATCGGGGTCGCGAAGTCTCTCTCCGGGAGGCCGGAGGGTCCGTTCGAGGATGTGCTCGGCAGGCCGTTGATCGGGGAGACGGTGTTCGGGGCGGAGCCGATTGATGCGCAGGTTTttgtggacgaagaggatgggAATAGGATTTGGTTGTATTTTGGGGGGTGGAGTcatgctgttgttgttgagttGGGGGCTGATATGGTTAGTCTTAAGGGGGAGTATTTGGAGATTACTCCCAAGGAGTATGTCGAGGGACCGTGGGTTTTGAGGAGGGGTGGggtttattattttatgtACAGTGTTGGGGG ATGGGGTGATAATTCTTATGGCGTCAGCTATGTTACTGGCCCTTCGCCGACGGGTCCCTTCTCCAGTACGCCGACCAAGATCCTGCAGGGCGATGATACCGTTGGGCAGAGTACGGGTCATAATAGTGTTTTTACCCCCGATGGAAAGGATTACTATATCGTTTATCATCGCCGCCCGGTTAATGATACCGAGCGCGATCACCGGGTCACTTGTATTGACCGCATGGAGTTTGATGAGCAGGGCAATATCTTGCCGGTGAAGATTACTTCTGACGGTGTTGAGGGGAGACCGTTGGCTTAG
- a CDS encoding histidine phosphatase superfamily: MPPVIHCVRHAQGFHNLCTENHVIRDPLLTDLGNEQCRKLSENFPFHDKIDLVTASPLRRTIYTALQSFGPVFEAHKDTKLLLLPDVQETSDVPCDTGSDPVDLRKEIEENGLPVDPSLVHEGWNNKTGRYAPTHDAIRKRAREARRWLKARPEKEIVVVTHGGFLHYFTEDWEDGNQYQGTAWANTEYRTYEFSSEAHKTDVEGHELEGEDATLVETISSRERRGKEGPAPDREAQKALYKKGIQGWDDQGLQLSTAERKAAKVPEGKEVDGVRV; the protein is encoded by the exons ATGCCTCCCGTTATTCATTGCGTGCGCCATGCTCAG GGTTTCCACAATCTCTGCACAGAAAATCATGTCATTCGCGACCCCCTCCTCACCGACCTGGGCAATGAACAATGCCGCAAACTCTCCGAGAACTTCCCCTTCCATGACAAGATCGATCTCGTAACTGCTTCTCCCCTTCGCCGTACCATCTACACCGCATTGCAGAGTTTCGGGCCCGTCTTCGAAGCGCACAAGGACACGAAATTGCTTCTCCTCCCGGACGTGCAAGAAACCAGCGATGTTCCTTGCGACACGGGTAGCGACCCCGTTGATTTGCGAAAGGAAATCGAGGAGAATGGATTGCCCGTTGACCCATCATTGGTGCATGAGGGATGGAACAACAAG ACTGGTCGGTATGCCCCAACTCATGATGCGATTAGAAAGCGAGCTCGCGAGGCTAGACGGTGGTTGAAGGCGAGAcctgagaaggagattgttGTCGTGACTCATGGTGGATTCTTGCATTATTTCACTGAGGATTGGGAGGATGGCAACCAATACCAAG GAACGGCCTGGGCTAACACCGAATACCGTACTTACGAATTCTCCTCTGAGGCCCACAAGACTGATGTGGAAGGTCATGAGCTCGAGGGCGAGGACGCAACCTTGGTTGAGACTATCTCTTCGCGCGAACGTCGTGGCAAAGAAGGCCCGGCACCTGACCGGGAGGCTCAGAAGGCTCTGTACAAGAAAGGAATCCAGGGGTGGGATGACCAGGGTTTGCAACTGAGCACGGCTGAACGTAAAGCGGCCAAGGTTCCAGAGGGCAAAGAAGTTGATGGTGTCCGTGTATGA
- a CDS encoding putative Fe-containing alcohol dehydrogenase produces MVAPSIRVAPSAANRALNLLRTVQYTHPPSCPCHSNPNHHHHHRTPTLADHVRRHMATPVDPSRQKEYAFEMAASSIRFGPGATKEVGMDFANMQAKRVCIVTDQNVSKLDAMKQAVEGLSREGIEFTVFDKVRIEPKDYSVKEAIAFAKPYNPDAFLAVGGGSVIDTAKLMNLYTVYPEADFLDFVNAPLGKGLPVERKLKPLVAVPTTAGTGSETTGTAIFDLVSKKAKTGIAHRNLKPTLGICDPLNTRTMPSAVHASSGLDVLCHSLESWTAIPYNERTPRPTNPINRPAYQGANPISDIFSLQALRDTVKYLPRAVKDPDDFEAQSKMLLAATLAGVGFGNAGVHLCHGMSYPISSQNPGYKHAGYDVEHPIIPHGVSVAVTAPAVFRFTAASNPDRHLAAAEAFGADISNVKRESAGEVLGEAIAKFLAELGDQPRGLKDLGFKSSDIDSLVEGTIPQKRVLMLAPNLNEELEAEKIELRGLLEQSMDY; encoded by the exons ATGGTCGCTCCCTCCATCCGCGTGGCCCCTTCGGCCGCCAACAGAGCTCTCAACCTCTTGCGCACCGTCCAATATACTCACCCGCCATCATGTCCATGCCACTCGAACCCtaaccaccatcatcaccaccgcACACCTACTCTAGCAGATCATGTCCGTCGCCACATGGCCACACCCGTTGACCCCTCACGGCAGAAGGAGTACGCCTTCGAGATGGCCGCCTCCAGCATCCGATTTGGCCCTGGTGCCACAAAGGAAGTCGGAATGGACTTTGCCAACATGCAGGCAAAGAGAGTATGCATTGTCACAGACCAGAATGTCTCCAAGTTGGACGCTATGAAGCAAGCCGTGGAAGGGTTGAGCCGGGAAGGAATCGAGTTTACAGTGTTCGATAAGGTTCGGATTGAACCCAAGGATTATTC TGTCAAAGAGGCAATTGCTTTCGCAAAGCCATACAATCCTGATGCGTTCCTCGCAGTGG GTGGTGGATCGGTTATCGATACTGCAAAGCTCATGAATCTGTACACGGTCTATCCCGAGGCCGATTTCCTCGACTTTGTTAATGCGCCCCTTGGCAAGGGTCTCCCAGTAGAAAGGAAACTGAAGCCATTGGTAGCGGTGCCAACCACAGCAGGCACTGGATCAGAGACGACGGGAACTGCCATTTTTGACCTTGTGTCTAAGAAAGCCAAAACCGGTATTGCACACCGGAACCTCAAGCCGACTCTGGGAATCTGTGACCCCCTGAACACGCGGACCATGCCATCTGCTGTGCACGCCTCCTCCGGTCTAGACGTGCTCTGCCACTCCCTAGAGTCATGGACAGCAATCCCATACAACGAGCGTACTCCCCGCCCAACCAACCCCATAAACCGACCCGCGTATCAGGGCGCGAACCCGATCTCCGACATCTTCTCCCTCCAAGCCCTTCGTGACACCGTCAAGTATCTGCCCCGGGCTGTCAAGGACCCCGATGACTTTGAGGCCCAGTCAAAGATGCTCCTGGCCGCTACCTTGGCCGGTGTCGGCTTTGGTAACGCCGGTGTCCATCTCTGCCACGGCATGAGCTATCCTATCTCCAGTCAAAATCCCGGCTACAAGCATGCCGGATATGACGTTGAGCACCCGATCATCCCGCACGGTGTATCGGTCGCCGTCACCGCGCCTGCAGTCTTCCGATTCACCGCTGCATCCAACCCAGACCGCCATTTGGCAGCAGCCGAGGCCTTCGGCGCCGACATCTCGAACGTCAAGCGCGAAAGCGCAGGTGAAGTGCTCGGCGAAGCGATTGCTAAGTTTTTGGCTGAACTAGGCGACCAGCCCCGTGGTCTGAAGGATCTCGGATTCAAGTCCTCAGATATCGACTCTCTGGTGGAGGGAACTATCCCACAGAAGCGAGTTTTGATGCTTGCTCCTAATCTGAAtgaggagctggaggcggagaagattgagtTGAGAGGCTTGTTAGAACAGTCCATggattattaa